gatgcaggaggaggtgggtgctgctgggatggggcatGCAGGAGGAGGTGGGTCCCTGATGGAATTGGGGGGTGCAGGAGGAGGTGGGTCCCATGTCCAACCCTTGCTGGGCACAATGGACGGGATCACAGGTGTCCCCAACCCTCTCCTCTGGCCAGGGTCTCTTCCGAGTGGCTCCCTCGGCCTCCAAGCTGAAGAAGCTCAAGGCTGCCCTGGACTGCTGCGTGGTGGACGTGCAGGAGTACTCAGCTGACCCCCATGCCATCGCAGgtggggctctggggctcctcAGGGTGGGGGGACCCCTCCAGGCACCTCCCAAGGGCACCCAGAGGGGGATCGGTGGCACCAAGTCCAGCTGGAGACCAGGAACCAGTGGTGCCGTCCAGGGGTTGATGCTGGCTCTGATTTTGTTCAATTAATTTTGCCATTAATTAATGGCCTGGCTAATGGGCCAGGGTGTCCCCTCAGTGAGCAGGCAGGTGACACAAACTGGGAGAGTGGCTGCCATGCAGAGGAAAGGTGCTCAGTGTGGCTGCAGGGTGGCAAGGTGGGCACTGGGTTGGGGGTgccacaggctgctccaagttGGGGACACCAGTGGGTGCtcaggggatgctcaggaggTGGTGGAGGGAAGGCTGGGGGGATGTGGGTCCAAATGCCTGGGAGGAAAACCACTTGGTGCCCAACAGCCAGTGCCACCTGCAGTGCCAatgctgtgtcccctgtgtgccaCAGGAGCCCTCAAGTCCTACCTGCGGGAGCTGCCCGAGCCCCTGATGACCTTCGAGCTGTACGAGGAGTGGATCCAGGCCTCCAAGTGAGTCTGGGCTGTCCCTCCATTCCTCagtggcatgggcagggacagtctgggtccccagggatgctctgggcttTTCCTGGCATGGTCACAGCATTTGAGATCTTTCCTCTGGGCTCTGAGAGCCATGGAGTGCTGAGAGGAAATCCAAAGGGATTCCTTCTCCTTGGGACAGGTTTCGGGACTTTATTTACTTCCATAATGTTGGTGGCAGCCTGGGGGTCTCACAGAGTCGCCAggggtggggctggcagggtcctcagccccagggcagggtggggatgggggataacgccctgtcccctccctgcagcatcccagagcaggagaaacGGCTGCAGGCTCTCTGGAACGCCTGCGAGAAGCTGCCCAAAGCCAACTACAACAACATCAGGTGAGCCTGGGCCGGAAGGacacggggaggggacacagggggtggGGCCCATGCACTGACCCCTTTGGGATCTGCTCTCCAGGTACGTGATTAAATTCCTGGCCAAGCTGACCGAATACCAGGATATCAACAAAATGACCCCGAGCAACGTGGCCATCGTGCTGGGACCCAACCTGCTGTGGCCACAGGCCGAGGGGTGAGTGCTGGGGGAGGGATAGGGGCAAGTCCTGCTGAGAATCCTCCTGGGAAAACTGCTGGGGGAGGTCTGAGGGGCAGATCCTGCTGGGAATCCTGCTGAGAACCCTGCTGGGAAATCTGCTGGGAATCCTGCTGGGAATCATGCTGAGAACCCTGCTGGGAAATCTGCTGGGAAAACTACTGGgggagggctgaggggcagATCCTGCTGGGAATACTGCCGGGAGAACTGCTGGGAAAACTGCTGGGGATCCCACTGGGTGAGGGCTGAGGGGCAGATCCCGCTGGGAATCCTGTTGGGAAAACTGCTGGGGATCCTGCTGGGAGCCTTGCTGGGAATCCCACTGGGAACACTGCTGGGAATCCTGCTGGGAACAGTGCTGGGAACACTGCTGGGCCCCTGCTGGTGCCCTGCTGGCCTGGGGGGTTGCTGAGCTGCCGTCCCCTGCAGGAACATGACGGAGATGATGACGACGCTGTCGCTGCAGATCGTGGGCATCATCGAGCCGCTCATCCAGCACGCAGACTGGTTCTTCCCGGGAGGTAGGGCATGCCCGAggccccaggcacagctggcccTCTTGGCACTCCTGGGGAGAGGCTCAGAGCCCCCAGGTTTGGTttgccagcccctgctgctgctggagctcaggaagGGCTCTGGCCAGGCTCAGCACGGCACCgagcccatccctgcagtggcaacacccccagtccctcccctcCCTAAGCACTCCCCTCCCACCATCCTCTGTGCCCCCCAGAGATCGAGTTCAACGTGACGGGGAACTACGGCAGCCCCCTGCACGTGAACCACAACGCCAACTACAGCTCCATGCCCTCACCCGACATGGAGCACGGCGAGCGCCGGCAGCACGAGACAGCGCGGCGCCCACTCAGCGTGGCCACCGACAACATGATGCTGGAGTTCTGCAAGAAGGACGGGTAGGACCGACAGCAGGACACTGGAGTTCTGCAAGGATGGGtaggacagacagcaggacactgGGGTTGCGTAGCATAGACAGCATGATGCTGGAGTTCTGCAAGAAGGACAGGTAGGAGAGACAGCAGGACACTGCAGTTCTGCAAGGATGGGtaggacagacagcaggacactgGGGTTGCGTCGCACAGACAGCATGATGCTGGGGTTCTGCAAGAAGGACAGGTAGGACAGACAGAAGGACACTGGGGTTGGGTAGGATAGACAGAATGATGCTGGAGTTCTGCAAAGACGGAtaggacagacagcaggacactgGGGTTCTTCAGGGAGGACGGGTaggacagacagcaggatgCTGGGGTTGTGCAAGGATGGgtagggacactggggacaagatggggcagctctgacaccaccccaggggcagcaggggaggatgCTTGGCGTCACCTTGGGGTAGGTGGCACTGAGCTGGTGGAGGTTGGGTGGTCCTAGGGTGCGGGGACCCCCTGATTTCCATGCCAGGCTCTTGGGGGGGCTCAGGTGAACCCAGGGCTCCATGCCTGCCTCCAGCCCACTGCAGATGGGAGTGGGGTGGCCcatggggtgacactggggctgtgccatggcagagacAGGTGTCCTGGTGTCCTCAAGGCCTGCAGCATTTGCTCCAGGGGAAAGCTGCCCATTCCCAGCCTGTGCATGTCCCCCCTCCATCACTCCATCACACCTCACAGGGACCTCAAAGAGTCGAGTGGGCTCCAGAAAACACCCCAAGACTCTGCCcatcccaaaatgtccccattTCCAGAGGGTATCCCAAGCTGTCCCACCACTGGCACAGCCtggtccctgctcagccccccTCTCTCACAGCCCCTCGGCCTCACAGACCCTTTGCCCGGCAGTGACCTCAGTCCCTGTGCACTCTGCAGTTTTAGACGGTTTTCACATTAATAATCGTTTGTTTCTGCCCATGCAGCCTTAGGAAAATCCAAAGGTACCGTatcctctgcaggctgctggcagggtgctggcagggagctgggagggtgcTGGGTGAGTGCTGGGTGGGTGCTGGGAGGGTGCTGATGGGTGCTGGTtctcagggaagggagaggttgCTGGGGGTGACACAAACCCATCCCATGCTGCCCCCCATGCCCCATTGCCCTGTAGCTTCATTCCCAGCAGTTTCCCGGTGGAAGAGGTGTTTTTAGGGACCCCAAAGGAGTGGCGGGGGTGTGTTGACCGTGCCCTCCCACCGGGCGGGTGCTGACCCCCgtgtctgtgtccccagcatggGCGTCAGGGTGATGGACACGTCGTGGGTGGCTCGCCGCGGCACCTCCGTGGGGCGCAAGGCGAGCTCGGCGCCCCCGGCCACGCAGCCTCCGGCGCCGCCCGCCGAGCTACCCCCCACGCCCCACTCGCCCATTCCCGAGCAGCCCCCGGAGATTTCAGCAGCGCCCTCCCCGCCTCCCACCAGCTTTGGCTTCCCCCCGGCAGCCGAGCGGACAAGGTAAGGACGCCTaaggcagctcctcctgtccccGAGCCGGGCACCGTCCCCACGAGTGAGGCCAGCAGGAAACAACCTCAGCAGGGGAGGGTGCTCTGCATCCCCGGAGAGGAACAGAGTCCTGGGAAAGGACAGGatgctcagcatccctggagaggagcagggtcccaggacaggacaggatgcTCAGCATCCCCGGGAGAGGAGCAGGGTCCCGtaggcagcaggacaggatcctcagcatccctggagagaagcagagtcccaggggcagcaggggaggatgCTCAGCATCCCCACAGCCAACAACACAACCTCACCCTGCCATTCCCGTGAGAACCACACTGCCTTCAGGGATATTCCTGAGGGCCCCTTGCCCGGGTGTCACTGGGCTCTAGTGGAATTCGGGCTGGAGTTGCTGCAGGAAGATGCAGAGAAAGCCCTCGGGGAGCCCATCACTCTCTGAGACCTTCGTGTGCCCAGGGTCTGAGCCCGAGTTCAATCTGCACAGCCCACGTGGGAGAAAGCTCCTAAATCGCACTTTTCTGCCCCAAAAGGGAAGCCGAGCCGGGTCGGGGTGctcacacctgggcaggggcagccccgggagGGTCGTGCCGTGGGACGAGCGGGGGTACTCGGCACCACGAGGGCTCCTGCGCCGCTGCCCCGCTCCCACCAAGGCTTCTTTCTGCTCATTTATGAATTTCCCCTCGCTTTGGTGTCACTTCTGCCGGTTTTTATGGTGCTTCTGTACCTTTGCAGCAGGGCTGACCCCCCGAGCCCCCGGGTGCGCTGCCCGCCCTGGGTGCCGCCGCTGGGGCCGGGCTGTGGCCGCAgcccccccgcgcccgccccgctctGCTCCCTGCGCTGTCACCCGCTGTCCCCGTGGCCCTATGCCCCTCTGGCCCCGTGTCACTGTCCTCCGCTGTCCCCGTGTCATTGTGCCCCACTGTCCCCCTGGCCCTGtctccccctgccccggggcAGCCGCCCGCCCGCCTCCGCCGCCGGACCCGGCCCCCCGAGGTAACCGTGGGGCcttgggggggctgggggggctgggggtgtcaccGCCGCCCGGGGGTACCCTGGGTTctggtggggaggggacacaagCGCCGGGGGCTGAGGAACCCGGGGGGCGGGAGGGGGACAGCGGGTGCGGAGTGCTGGGTGCGGGAAGGAGCTCATGGCTctccctcttcttcttcttcttcttgttcttccactgtttgttttcaattttctgttttattcgTATGGCTCATCTTTTGCGTTTTccttttattgattttttgttttatttttgttttattttttaataaaattttcatgatttttgagttttctttACTTTGTTAATTTTCCCGCTTAACTTTATCATTTAATTCTCttgtattttctggttttaattttattttcaatgtttaatctttgttttccattgttttaattctacttttcatttatttttattttatttaattttttaactttacttttactttttattctttgcCTTTATATGCTTgaaacctttcctttcctttcctttcctttcctttcctttcctttcctttcctttcctttcctttcctttcctttcctttcctttcctttcctttcctttcctttcctttcctttcctttccctttccctttccctttccctttccctttccctttccctttttccttattttgtggggattttttccttcttcctttttcttccatttctttccccccccccttttctttcctttttcccattttgcgaggtttttttctctttttctttttcctccccttttctgTCCATCTCTCTTTTGGCTGTTCTTTCCCCATTCTCTGTCTCTCCCCCGTGCCCGTTCCGTGCCCCGTGCCCGCCCCAGCACTTTCAGGCCCCCGGAGCTgtccccggggccgccccccgAGCAGAGCCCGCACTCGCTGCGCAAAGGTAGGACCGGACCGGACCGGGCCGGGGGGAGAGCCGGGGGTGCCCGCGGTGGCGCGGCCCTGACCCGCCGCTGTCGCTGTGTCTGTCCCGCAGGGGCCAAGAAGCTGGCGCCCATCCCGTCCCCGGCCAGCCTGTCCCCGACGCCCCCCAGCACCCCGTCCCCGTACGgcccccccggagcccccccgggcgcggggccgcccccgctGCTGCCgtcccccgccgccgccgccgccccccgcgcccggGCCGCCCCCAAGGCGCGGCCGCGCCCCGCGCTGCCCCCCCCGCCGCAGCCgcccccggccgcccccgcgCTCCCCCAGCCCCCGGAGCCGCCCCGCACGGACAGCGCGGCGCCCGGGGACGGCGCCATCACAGGTAACCCCGGGGGAGGGTCCCGGGAGGGGGGCAGAGACCCCCGGCACGGGGACAGTGGCcctgaggaggcagcagtgtgccctggaaGGTGGGCATGTCCCCTGGGAGGTGGCACCCTCCCCGCAGAGGTGGAACTGGAAAGGCAAAAATGTGCCCGGGAAGGTGGCGGTGTTCCCCAGGAAGGTGACAGTGTCTCTGGAAAGGCAGAACCGTCCCCAGGAAGATGCTGATGTCCCCAGAAAGGCAGAACTGTCCCCAGGAAGTTGGTGTTGTCCCCAGGAAGGTGACAATAGCCATGTACTCGGGAGGGTGGTGATGCCCCTGGAAAGGTGGAACTGTCCCCAAGACGGTGGTGAtgagcccagggaggtgccAAGGCATTGGGAagctggcagtgtcccctgggAGGTGGCAG
This portion of the Zonotrichia leucophrys gambelii isolate GWCS_2022_RI chromosome 18, RI_Zleu_2.0, whole genome shotgun sequence genome encodes:
- the ARHGAP44 gene encoding rho GTPase-activating protein 44 isoform X1, producing the protein MKKQFNRMRQLANQTVGRAEKTEVLSEDLLQVEKRLELVKQVSHSTHKKLTACLQGQQGLDADKRSKKLPLTTLAQCLMEGSAVLGDDSLLGKMLRLCGEAEDKLAQELIHFELQVERDVIEPLFVLAEVEIPNIQKQRKHLAKLVLDMDSSRTRWQQSVKSSGLASNLQPSGAKADALREEMEEAANRVEICRDQLSADMYNFVAKEVDYANYFQTLIEVQAEYHRKSLALLQNFLPQIKAQQEAWVEKPSFGKPLEEHLAVSGREIAFPVEACVTMLLECGMQEEGLFRVAPSASKLKKLKAALDCCVVDVQEYSADPHAIAGALKSYLRELPEPLMTFELYEEWIQASNIPEQEKRLQALWNACEKLPKANYNNIRYVIKFLAKLTEYQDINKMTPSNVAIVLGPNLLWPQAEGNMTEMMTTLSLQIVGIIEPLIQHADWFFPGEIEFNVTGNYGSPLHVNHNANYSSMPSPDMEHGERRQHETARRPLSVATDNMMLEFCKKDGLRKIQSMGVRVMDTSWVARRGTSVGRKASSAPPATQPPAPPAELPPTPHSPIPEQPPEISAAPSPPPTSFGFPPAAERTSTFRPPELSPGPPPEQSPHSLRKGAKKLAPIPSPASLSPTPPSTPSPYGPPGAPPGAGPPPLLPSPAAAAAPRARAAPKARPRPALPPPPQPPPAAPALPQPPEPPRTDSAAPGDGAITGLLRFEVPSLHVSPDAALCRDPPEAAQRLSGPSLTPRQEEEEEESESTAL
- the ARHGAP44 gene encoding rho GTPase-activating protein 44 isoform X2, translating into MKKQFNRMRQLANQTVGRAEKTEVLSEDLLQVEKRLELVKQVSHSTHKKLTACLQGQQGLDADKRSKKLPLTTLAQCLMEGSAVLGDDSLLGKMLRLCGEAEDKLAQELIHFELQVERDVIEPLFVLAEVEIPNIQKQRKHLAKLVLDMDSSRTRWQQSVKSSGLASNLQPSGAKADALREEMEEAANRVEICRDQLSADMYNFVAKEVDYANYFQTLIEVQAEYHRKSLALLQNFLPQIKAQQEAWVEKPSFGKPLEEHLAVSGREIAFPVEACVTMLLECGMQEEGLFRVAPSASKLKKLKAALDCCVVDVQEYSADPHAIAGALKSYLRELPEPLMTFELYEEWIQASNIPEQEKRLQALWNACEKLPKANYNNIRYVIKFLAKLTEYQDINKMTPSNVAIVLGPNLLWPQAEGNMTEMMTTLSLQIVGIIEPLIQHADWFFPGEIEFNVTGNYGSPLHVNHNANYSSMPSPDMEHGERRQHETARRPLSVATDNMMLEFCKKDGMGVRVMDTSWVARRGTSVGRKASSAPPATQPPAPPAELPPTPHSPIPEQPPEISAAPSPPPTSFGFPPAAERTSTFRPPELSPGPPPEQSPHSLRKGAKKLAPIPSPASLSPTPPSTPSPYGPPGAPPGAGPPPLLPSPAAAAAPRARAAPKARPRPALPPPPQPPPAAPALPQPPEPPRTDSAAPGDGAITGLLRFEVPSLHVSPDAALCRDPPEAAQRLSGPSLTPRQEEEEEESESTAL